CATTGTTCCGGAAACGGAACTTTTTAATATGATCTACGCGGTCAGTTCGGAAATGGGTACGAATCCCCAGGTCTTTTTGTCGGGAAATCATACACTCTGGTTATATTATGAATTTACCTGCTACAGTTCAGAGTCTTTTTTTGAAGAGTATGGTGCTTCCATGGCGTTTGTGTCGGAAAAGTATCCGGTTTCAGTCTACGGTACTGTGAACGGGTCAGAGAGCGGAGAGCTTATTGCCAGGATGTCGCAGTATGGAACAAAGATGGAATGGATAAAAAAAGATATATCTTCCAGAAATTTTGATGAAATGCTGAATATTTGTGTTAAAATTAAAACACCTGCAGAAGATATGCAAAAGGAATTATATCAGATTTTATGTGACATGGATTATCGGAATGAGCTGCTGGCGGTGCGGCGCACGTATATTCTGGAGCGCGTATTTGCGGATTATCCGCAGTATAGTCCGGACACGTATTACCGATACATCCCTATGGCGGGGGATTGGAAAAGAACCTCGTGTACAGCGTCGCTGACTGTTCTGCAGAAGAAGGAACTGTGGATGCTGTTTCTGCAGGAACGCTATAGCCCAATCGAGTTTGATGAGGTATGGAAGCAGATGGAGGATGAACAGAGACTGACGATGTTCTCCTGGGAAATGGCGCTGCGGCTTGCCTTGGATCAGCTTGGAATCCGCATTTTATACGATGAAGAAAACGGATTTTCCGTGATGGACGGAGAAAATAAAAGAATGTATTATAACTATGACAGCGACAGTACTGCTGAGCGTCTGTTTTTAAAACTGCTGTTCCCCAGTCCTTACATCGGGAAAGGAGGTTCGAATGAATGATATAAGAGCAAACCCCGACCTGCTGCTTAAAAAAATCGAAGAGGAAACGCAGGACAGGCACCGGGGACACTTACGCATTTTCTTTGGCTATGCTGCCGGTGTGGGTAAAACGTATGCGATGCTGAAGGCCGCCCATGCAGAAAAACGCCGCGGCGTGGACGTCGTTGCAGGGTATGTAGAACCGCATACGAGGCCTCAGACCATGCAGCTTCTGAAGGGACTGGAGTGTCTGCCTAACAGGGAGATTGAACATAAGGGTATCAGGCTGAAGGAATTTGACCTGGACGCCGCAATAGAGAGAAAACCACAGCTGATCCTGGTGGATGAGCTGGCACACACGAACGCGGAAGGCTGCCGGCATCTGAAGCGGTATCAGGATGTGGAAGAGCTGCTGAATAACGGAATTGATGTGTACACCACTGTCAATGTCCAGCATATCGAGAGCCTGAATGATATTGTAGCCTCCATAACCGGTGTGCTGGTCAGGGAGAGAATTCCGGATCACGTGTTCGACAGGGCAGACCAGGTGTCTCTGGTTGATATCGAACCGGAAGAACTGATCGAACGCCTGAATGAGGGTAAAATTTATAAAGAGAACCAGGCGCGAAGAGCGCTGGGGAACTTTTTTACGACGGAGAATCTGGTGGCGCTCAGGGAAATAGCGCTTCGAAGAACAGCTGACCGCATTAACCGGATATCGGATAAAATCAAGCAGTCACAGAGCAGCGATTACTATACGGATGAGCACATTATGGTGTGTCTGTCCTCGTCGCCTACGAATGCCAGGCTGATACGAACAGCAGCCAGAATGGCAAATGCCTTTAAAGGAAATTTTACGGCGCTGTTTGTGGAAACCCCCGATTTTTCCAGAATGGAGGATGAGAATAAAGAACGGCTGAGGAAAAACATGAAGCTGGCGCAGCAGCTGGGAGCTCATATCGAGACGACATATGGAGATAATATTGCTTTGCAGATTTCAGAATTTGCAAGGCTTTCCGGCGTTTCCAAGGTAGTTGTGGGAAGGTCAAGCGCCAGACGAAGAAGTGTTTTCGGACGCCAGTCTCTGACAGAACAGCTGATCGCATATTCCCCTAATCTCGATGTATATGTTATACCGGATAAGAATACACCCGCCTACAAAGCCGCGCGCAGACTCAGGGGAGACATGCGGGACAATCTGTTGGCGGATGTGTTAAAGACACTGGGTATGCTGGCCGGAGCTACCGTCATCGGCACTGTGTTTTATGAGTGCGGATTCAGTGAAGCGAACATTATCACCATTTATATTCTATGCGTACTGGTCACTTCGGTTATCACGTCCCGGAGAATTTTCAGTCTGATACTTTCTGCCGTCTGTGTGTTTGTGTTTAATTTTTTCTTTACCGTGCCGCGTTTTACGTTTCAGGCGTACGACAGCGGATATCCGGTCACATTTGTGGTGATGTTTATCGCCGCATTTATCACAAGTTCCCTTGCGGTCAAGATCAAAAGTCAGGCGTTTCATGCTGCACAGTCGGCTTACAGGACCAGGATTCTGCTTGATACGAATCAGATGCTGGCTCAGGCAGAACAGGTATCGGATATTATATCCGTGACAGCACAGCAGCTGGTAAAACTTTTGAAGCGAAATCTTGTGTTTTACCGTGCTGAGGATGGAACACTGTCTAAACCTCAGGTCTTTATAGCCGACGGTGAACAGACGGAGAAAGGTATTTACACGACAGACAATGAACAGGCGGTGGCGGCATGGGTATTCAAAAACAATAAACATGCAGGCGCCGGCACAAATACGCTGGGAAGTGCAGTCTGTATGTATCTGGCAGTACGCATCACCGATAAGGTATACGGCGTCGTAGGGATCGCCGTACACAACCGGCCGCTGGATTCTTTTGAGAACAGTGTCATATTGTCAATTTTGGGGGAGTGTGCACTTGCGCTTGAGAGAAATATGGCTATAAAAGAACGTCAGGAAGCTGCAGCGCTTGCCAGAAATGAGCAGCTGAGGGCCAATCTGCTCCGTTCCATTTCACATGACCTGCGGACTCCGCTGACTGCCATTTCCGGTAACGCCGGAATTCTGCTGGCAAGTGAGGAACATCTGGATATGGGACAGCGCAGACAGCTCTATTCCGATATCTATGATGATTCTCTGTGGCTGATTAATCTGGTGGAAAATTTGCTTTCGGTTACCAGGATTGAGGACGGGACCATGCATCTGAATCTGACGACGGAATTACTCGACGAGGTGGTGACAGAGGCGATGCATCATATCAATCGGCGCAGTGTGGAACATAAGGTTAATGTGACACAGGCAGAAGACTTCATTATGGTAAAAATAGATGCACGGCTAGTTATGCAGGTAATCATGAATATCGTGGACAATGCGGTAAAATATACGCCTGCCGGTTCCAGGATTGATGTAAGAACGCGCAGAGAGGGAAGCTGGGCGGTGGTAGAAATATCGGATAACGGAGATGGAATATCGGATGAGTCAAAGCAGAGAATATTTGATATGTTTTATACGGCAAATGTAAAGGTAGCCGACAGCAGACGGAGTATGGGGCTCGGACTTGCGCTCTGCAAGTCTATCATAAATGCCCACGGAGGAGAGATTTCTGTACACGATAACAATCCGAAGGGTGCGCTGTTTCGGTTTACACTGCCGACAGAGGAGGTAACGTTACATGAATAAACCAATGGTTCTTGTAGTAGAAGATGATGCGGCGGTTCGGAATCTGATAACAACCACGCTCGGGACACAGGACTATAAATATCATACGGCGGCAACAGGCGAGGCCGCGATCCTGGAGGCGGTTTCTTATAAGCCGGATGTGGTACTGCTGGATCTGGGGCTTCCCGACATGGACGGAGTGGAGATTATAAAAAAGATCAGAAGCTGGTCAAATATGCCGATTATTGTAATCAGCGCAAGGAGTGAGGATATGGACAAAATCCATGCGCTGGACGCCGGAGCAGATGATTATCTGACAAAACCTTTTTCCGTAGAAGAACTGCTGGCGAGGCTGAGAGTGACTTTTCGAAGACTTCATTATGTGCAGGGACAGACGGCAGAGGAAGCTTCCGTATTTCACAATGGAAATCTGACGGTAGATTACGCTTCCGGATGTGCATATATGGATGAACGGGAACTGCATCTGACCCCTATTGAATACAGGCTTTTATGTCTGCTGTGTAAAAACGTGGGAAAAGTACTGACGCATGCTTACATTACACGGGAAATATGGGGAAGTGCATGGGAAAATGATGTCGCGTCTCTCCGCGTCCATATGGCAACGCTGCGCAAAAAAATAGAAAAAGACCCGGCAGTTCCTCAGTATATTCAGACTCACGTCGGGGTGGGATACCGGATGCTGCGAGTTTAGAGTGACAGCGCGATGAAATCGGATTTACACAGTTTACAGGTAATCTTCGTACGGGACTGATTGACAAACCAGGTACTGCGTGGCATAATGTTAAAATAATAACAAGATACCAGGGTCAAAAAGTTTTTTGACAGTAAAAACAAGGAGGTAACAGGTTATGGCACAGATTATTGCAAGTCCAAGCAGATACATCCAGGGTAAGGGTGAGATCCGCAACTTATGCTCTTACGCTCAGAATTATGGAAAGAAGCTCTGTATTCTTGTCAGCGCGTCGGGGAAAAAGCGTGTGGAAACAGCGATTACAGAAGGTCAGAAGGATACGGGTGTTACTGTTATATTTAAAATTTTTAATGGCGAATGCTGTATGTCGGAGATTAATCGTATCATAGAAGCTGTAAAAGCTGCTGGATGCGACATGATCTCAGGTGTCGGCGGCGGTAAGATTCATGACACTGCGAAGGCGGTGGGATATTATGCGGGAATACCGGTTGTCATTGTTCCAACCATCGCATCCACAGATGCACCGTGCAGTGCACTCTCTGTTATCTATTCGGAAGAAGGTATTTTTGAAAAATACCTGTTTCTTCCATCCAGCCCGAATATCGTTCTCGTTGATACTGACATCGTGAGTAAGGCGCCTGCAAGACTGTTGATCTCCGGCATGGGTGACGCGCTTGCCACATACTTCGAGGCGAGAGCCTGCAGACAGTCCGATGCTCTCAACTGTGTCGGAGGAAAGAGTACACTTGCAGCGATGGCGCTCGCCGAGCTTTGTTATGATACGCTGATGGAGAATGGAGTCAGCGCGGCAATCGCGGCGGAACAGAAAGTGTGTACGAAAGCAGTTGAGAATGTGATCGAAGCCAATACGTATCTGTCCGGCATCGGGTTTGAGAGCGGCGGACTGGCGGGAGCGCATGCAATTCATAATGGACTGACGGCGATCAAAGAGACACATGAGATGTACCACGGAGAAAAGGTGGCGTTCGGCACCCTGGTTCAGCTTGTTCTTGAGAACGCAGACATGGAAGAGATCGAAGAAGTACTGGAATTCTGCCAGGCTGTAGGACTTCCGACGACGCTTGCCGAGCTTGGGATCATGGAAGTGAAACCGGAGGAAATCATGGAGGTTGCCAGGCTTGCCGCAGCAGAGGGCGATACTCTGGGCAATATGCCGTTTGATGTGACTCCGGAAGATGTCTATGCTGCGATCATGGCGGCGGATGCGCTTGGAAGGTGTTTTACTGAGGAATAAGTGATAGGTTTTGCCATGTTTTTTTGCCTGGGAGAAATGCTGTCAGGTGTTCTGTTTACAGGATACCCGGCGGCATTTCTTTTGTTGTGCGCGCGGCAGCGCACGCATCTAATGGTTTAAGTCTCGAATCAGAGGCTTTGTGAAAATAAAATCAGTTATTGTATATTTGAAGCGCGGATGATATGATAAAAATGTCTTAAAACGACGGCATAGGTTGTCGTTTCTGATCATGACCGTTCGGTCAAAGTGATTCCTGTAATTAGAATTTAATACAGAGCGTTTTGGGACGCTTTTGCATAATTACAATTTGCGTATGCGTAAATTTATTGTGCTTTACATGTGTCATCGGACGTTCTATAATGAAAGGAGAAGATGCACATGAAACAAAAGAAAACATTAGCAGATTTGACTCTGTTGGATCGTTTTCTGTTTGCGGAAGTGATGGAGGATCCGGAAGTGCTGCAGATGGTATTAGAGATTATTCTGGGCCGGGAAATCCTGCTGAAATTTTTGCCGCAGACAGAACGAGAGATCCGCCGCTCACCTATCTATCGCCAGATAAAGCTGGATGTATGGGCGCAGGATATGCAGGATGCTATCTATGATACGGAGGTTCAAAAAACTAACACCAAGAATCTGCCGAGACGCAGCAGACATTACCAGAGTTTGATTGACAGCAAACTTCTGCAGCCAGGCGAGGTTGATTTTAACACGCTGAATGACATTTACATTATCATCATATCGCCGTTTGATTTATTTGGATTGAAACGCTATCGCTATACGTTTCGTATGAAATGTGATGAAGAGAATGAACTCAGGCTGGAGGATGGTGCAGTTCGAATTTTTTTGAATACCCGCGGGGAAAACTATGAGGAAGTGAATCCTGAACTGACGGAATTGCTTCGATATATGGAGCATACAACAGAGATATCGGGAAGAGACTGTAAGAGCGGACGGATAAAAAAACTGCAGGAACGGGTACAGAGCATCAAATCCGATGAGGAAGTGGGTGTGAAATATATGCAGGCATGGGAAGAACGTGAAATTGAAAGAAGAGAGGCCAGAGCGGAGGGACTGGCAGAAGGAATCCGTGCGTTGATCAAGGTTTGCAGGGAGTTTGGAGTTTCCCAAGAAGATACATCAGGCAGGCTGATGGAAGAATTTTCATTGACGGAAGAAGAAACGGGTAATTATCTGAGAAAATACTGGAATAAAGAGTAGATAAAGTATGCGAAGCGCTCAATCATCATTGGGCGCTTCGATATTGTTATTTTGATTTTATCCAGGTCCCTGTTTTAATGATATCATCCCAGTTTGGAGCCTGATCACTGAGCCATATAGTATCCAGGCTGCCGTTAGATGCATGTGTATGATAATAATAGCTTTGGTCAGCAGGATTATAAATGACTGATGCTTTGGCGGCCCCATAATCGTTGTTTGAGTTAGAAAACTCTCCGGCAGTCATGACGGTAATATTATTCCCGTCACTGTCTTTGAAAACCATTGGAATCCAGATTTGATTCTGCAAAACGTTTTTTGTATCCAGATTTTGAATTTCCTGTGGGAGAGTGCTCATATTGACAGAAGGATAGTCCCCCTTATTCTTAGCCTTCATGTACAGCTGCAGGTACTGTGAGTCATATTTTGTTTTCAGATTACCATTGCTGTAATACAAATCCGGATATTTTTCCTGCGGATAAAGCGTCTTGATCGTATCAGCGGTCACCTTACCCCCTACCAGATTCAGAAGCGTATTCAGGGAATCCAGATAATCCTGTGCCGTACTGCCGGTCAGTATGCCGTCTTCGCGGTCCATAATCCGGTACTGCGGGTCGGTTGATACGTCATAAAGGACGACGGTTCCGTCTTTTGCAACATACTCCAGCTGTATAATGGCATCGGTGGCAGCGTCGCATTTAATGTAATTAATACTGCCGCTCACACCGGCGGCCTCAGTAATTGCTTTCCGCTCCGCTGACCGGTTTAAGGCAGTTTCCAAACTGTCGCTGCCAAGGCGGGAGTAAAGCTCAGTGGAATGGATATTTGCCATTGTTACGACGGTACTGCACTCTGAAATATAGGAAGCTTCCTTTGCTTTGTTGACATAACGTAGTATGGACGGTACCATAACGGCTGCAAGAACCAGAATGATAACGATGACCACAATTAGTTCAACCAGAGTAAACCCCTTATTGCCTCTGTTTAATTTCTTTTTCATAAGTCTCACCAAAAACTTTCCCTTTAGTCTTAAAGATGTCCAATATCGCTGAGCAGCTGATCCACATCGGTTTCCGATGTAGCCCAGCTGGTACAGAACCGTACGGCGGACCGCTTTTCATCAACCCGTTCCCAGAAACAGAAAGAATAGCGCCTGGAAAGCTGGTCAATCTGTATCTGATTAAGAATTGGATACTGCTGGTTGGTATATGAATCATATAAGAGAGGAATCCCTTTGTGCTGGAATGCCTGCCTGATACGCATAGCCTGGGTAACCGCATGTCTGGCTATCCGGCAGTAAAGACCGTCTTCGAACAGAGTCTCAAACTGAATGCCGAGCAGCCGGCCTTTTGCGAGCATTCCGCCGTTTTGTTTGATCAGATATCGAAAATCTGTCTTCAGGTCCGGATCTGTGATGACAACAGCCTCTCCGAACATTGCGCCGACCTTTGTACCGCCGATATAAAAGATGTCTGCGAGTGTGGCAAAGTCCGGAAGCGTCAGGTCACAGGAGTCGGACATAAGTCCATAACCCATTCTGGCGCCGTCGATATACAGAGGAATACGGCAGCGGCGGCACACACTGTTTATGGCAAGCAGTTCATTTTTTGAGTAGATAGTGCCGTTTTCCGTGGGCCATGACAGATAGACCATACCCGGCTGAACCATGTGCTCAAAATTTTCATCGTGGAAGTGCCCCAGTATCAGATCCTCGATCTGCTGTGCGGTAATCTTACCGTCCTCGCCCGGCAGAGAGAGAACCTTATGCCCGGATGCCTCGATGGCGCCGCTTTCATGGACATTGATATGTCCGGTAGAAGCACAGATGACACCCTGATGAGGACGCAGGATAGATGAGATCACGGTTGCGTTTGTCTGTGTACCGCCCACCAGAAAGTGTATGTCGGCGTCGGGTGAAAGACAGGCATCTCGGATATGTTTTCGGGCTGTTTCACAGTGGATGTCGACACCGTAGCCCGGAGTCTGTTCCATGTTTGTATCACATAACTTTTGTAAGATTAACGGATGTGCCCCTTCGGCATAATCGCATTCAAATCGTATCATGAAAAGCTCCTCCATCTATCCGGCGCGTATCGGTTATGAAATTCCATACGTGCTTTTTTTGTATATTCTTCTATAAATTCAGTTTTTGCCTTTGTGTAGGCATCCCGGTCATTTTTATATTCCCTGGCGAGTTTTTGCTTTAACGCGGCATAATCACGCGAGATTTCATCATGAAGGATCAGATAATCCCTGAAATAAAGTTCGTCCCAGTCTCCGAAACAGCGTATGTGAAGGTGGTACACCTGATTGGCAAAACCGTTTGGAGTATACCCTTTATTAAATACAAGTTTCAGCTCAGGCATATAGCTCTCAGACATGCAGATCCATCCGCTCGATTCCAGTGTGGATTTGAGCTCCACTATATTGCAGTCATCGGTAACTTCCATCAGTATATCAACAATTGGTTTGGCGATCAGCCCCTCCACAGAAGTGCTGCCGATATGATGGATCCGAATGACCTGATCCTTTCCGATCAGATGTAGCAGGCGGCTTTTTTCCGCGCGGTACCATTTTTTATACTGTGTATTATGTTCCCGCAGAATGATCGGGAACAACGTCCAGAGTTCCTGCATCGGCATATCCAACAGCATGGCCGCCACGGGATTCTTCCGGGGTACTGTTATGCAATAGGCGGTATAGCTGTAATCCAGATGGTACCCCAGTCTTTCTGCCAGAGATACCGATCTGAGGTCATGTGCATCCCATCCGGGATACAGGCCCCGCTGCCGGCATTCCAGAATTAATTTTGCACAGCAGGCGAGCGCTAGCCCCTTTTTGCGGTGTTCCGGTTTAGTGTCCACTTCTATTTCTATGCTGCTGTCACTGACCGCGTAGGAGGATGCACCCGATACCAGGTCATTTTTATATAATACCGCGGCGCCAATACCATGTTCCCGGTAGTTTTCATAGGTGGGGAACAGTGCGCACAGATCACAGGACCAGTCTTCCTGTCTGGACAACTGATAAATATGTTCATCAATCATATGCAGTGAATAGCCGTCGGGAAGCCGGTCAATAAACTCGTTTAACAGGAAGTCATTGAAGACGCCGGGTTCTCTTTTAATCGCATATCGGGTAAATCTTTCTGCACGCCTGCCCCACACCTCTTCGATCAGAGAATCCCAGGTCTCATTTTCCGGGATCATAAGGAGTTGGGCTGCGTCATAATCCGGCGGAATATTGCGGACCAGGTTTTCATTTGGTTTTCCTGCAAAAAAACTGAAAGCCCCGATGATGATCTGAGCGGAAACGGGGATGTCGGTATTATCTGCGTATGCACAGCCCATTCTGTTTTCGAGGCAGGAATGAACCATAGGCTGATGAAAGTTTTTAAACAGGGGCGCAATCCGTACTTTTTGATCTTTGCGCAAACGCTGCATCGCATAATCCTCCGTTTCCGGCTGTCCTGCTTACGTATCGGTAACAGCCATTTTTTCTATTATATAACAAACAATGCAGAACAGGCAATGAAAATACATCTGTTACAGGAAATCACCGCAATTGACAAAGAGAATTTCCGCCGATATAATGTAACAGTCGACATGGATGTCGTTACTGATCGGGGGATTTATCTTATGAACAAAAGAACATTGAAAGTGGCATTTCCGTATACACTACCCGTGCTGATGGGGTATATTTTCCTGGGAATCGCATTTGGGGTGCTGCTTGGCAGCAAGGGATACCATGCGGGCTGGGCGCTCCTCATGAGTCTTTTTATCTATGCGGGGTCCATGCAGTTTGTGGCAATTGACCTGTTGACAGGAATGTTCAATCCGCTATCCGCCATGCTTGTGACGCTTATGGTCAATGCGCGCCATATCTTTTACGGATTGTCTATGCTGGATAAATTTAAAATCTGCGGTAAGCTCAAACCGTATATGATCTTTTCACTGACTGATGAGACGTATTCTCTGCTCTGTGCGGCTGAGACTCCAAAGGGTATTGACCGCAAATGGTTTATGTTCTGCATTGCAGTATTGAATCAGCTGTACTGGGTAACGGGTTCTGTGATTGGAAATGTGGCGGGCAGTCTCATAAAATTTAATTCCACAGGGATCGATTTTGCCATGACCGCATTATTTATCGTCATTTTTATTGAGCAGTGGGAGAGCACAGAGAACCATATACCGGCACTTCTGGGTCTTTTCGTGACGTTGTTGTGTCTGATCGTGTTTGGACAGGACTGGTTCATCATTGCATCTATGGTTGGGATATTCCTGAGTCTCGCGGGTCTGCACGGGAGAATGAGAAAAAGGGGGAAGACAGTATGACATCGACACAGGCGCTGATTACGATTCTTGTGATTGCGGCGGTAACCGTACTGACAAGAGTGCTGCCGTTTGCATTGTTTCCGGGAAATAAGAAGACACCGGAGTTTATTCTTTACCTGGGAGAAGTGCTTCCGTTTGCGATTATCGGTATGCTGGTTGTGTACTGTTTCAAATCGGTGTCATTTTTTCAGGCGCCGTTTGGCATTCCGGAAGTAATTGCAGGGGTGTTCGTGATCATGATACATAAATGGAAACATAATCTTTTGCTGAGCATTGGCGGCGGGACGATTTTATATATGCTGCTTGTGCAGCTGGTATTCTAAAGAATGCCGCTCGGAACAGTAGGAGGTATGAGACATTCTGTCGTGAGATATACTATAATAAGTACACACAGCGATCAGGTCTGCAGATGAAAGAGCGTTTTTCTTTTGTTGTCACGGCGGTTCTCATATTTTTACTGGTACCGGTTATTATTACGCTTCTGCTTTCGGGCAGGCAGTCAATCACAATAGAAAAAGCCCCGGATGCAGAAAACTATCTGGCGGGGATTGTTTACCGGCAGGTGAGTGCGGATTATCCGCTGGAAGCTGTCAAGGCACAGGTCGTGCTTGCCAGAAGTACCTTTGTCCGTCAGGTAAAGGAAGGATCCATGACGAAAAAACAGCTGGAGCAGATTGCCCAGAACCTCAAAACCGATATGGAGAACAGAAATTTTGATAAACAGTACGAACGAATCCAGCGGGCGGTTATCAATACCAGAGGGGAGGTACTTGCTCACGATGGAGAGGTCTGCTTCGGTGTCTTTCACCGCCTCAGCACCGGAAGGACCAGGAATGCAAAGGGTGTGCTGCAGGATGATTCCTATCAATATCTGACAGGAGTTGAGAGCGTGAAGGATCAGGAAGCGGATGATTACCTGACCGGACATTATTTTACACCTGCTTTTCTGGAGAAGGAATTCCGGGATTTTGGAATTACATATTCCGCTTCCTCCGGAGATGTCATTGAGGTGACAGAGCGTGATGAGGCCGATTATGTCATCAGTGTAACTATTGGGAGCCAGACGTGTACGGGAGAAGAGCTGCGTCAGATACTGCGTCTGCCGTCCGCCAGTTTTGTGGTTGAGCAGATGGACGGAAAAGTACGTTTTTTGTGCAGAGGAGCCGGTCACGGGCTTGGGATGAGTCAGTATGGAGCCGGATGCATGGCACGGGAAGGGAGTACATATCGTGAAATTCTGGAACATTATTTTCCGCAAACGGAAATTCTTGTAACGAAAAAGTGAATAGAAACGTCATATTCGGGAAATCTATAAGAGAAATACTTAAACTGTTAGAGGTGAAGAATATGATGAGAAAAGAAAGAAATTTAAGGCTGGCTGTCAGCGGAATCCTGCTGCTGGCTGTCGTTGCTGCTGGTATCGGCATGTACCGGGCGGACCAGAAAGGAAACACAAAACAGGATACGCAGATTAGGAACGAGGAACTGGCAGAGGAGACGCCTCTATCAGATGAAGAAACTGCGGAAGATGAGGAAACAGAAAGTACAGATGTTAACACTTCCAATGCGGAGGCACAGATGGAAGGCACAGAAGATGAGGGAACTGCTGAAAATGCAGAAACAGCGGAAGATGCCAGCGCTCAGGATGAGACAGCTGCAGATGAGACGGCTGCACAGGACGTGCAGGAAGTTCTGCCATCTCTCGATTTTAATGACAATACCGTTATGGAATGGCCGGTATCCGGCGATGTCCTGATCGATTACAGCATGGACGGAGCGGTATATTTTCCGACACTGGAGGTATACAAGTATAATCCGGCAGTGATCCTGAGTGCTCAGGCTGATCAGCAGGTGCTTGCAGCTGCCAACAGCAAGGTGTTGTCCGTCGAGGAGGATTCCGAGACAGGTATGACTGTGACCATGGATATGGGAAATGGTTATCAGGCAGTTTACGGACAGCTGAAGGATGTAACGGTTGCTCCTGAGCAGACGATCACGGCGGGTACTGTGATCGGTACAGTTGCCCAGCCGACAAAGTATTATTCGTCAGAAGGAACAAATCTGTATTTTGCACTGACAAAAGACGGTACGGCGGTTGATCCGTTCATGTATCTCCCGACAGAAGAAGAATAATCTTTTCACAAAACGAGGGGAATATCGTATAATAAAGTATAGATGAAAGGGCAGTGTAAAA
The Ruminococcus gauvreauii genome window above contains:
- a CDS encoding GNAT family N-acetyltransferase — protein: MQRLRKDQKVRIAPLFKNFHQPMVHSCLENRMGCAYADNTDIPVSAQIIIGAFSFFAGKPNENLVRNIPPDYDAAQLLMIPENETWDSLIEEVWGRRAERFTRYAIKREPGVFNDFLLNEFIDRLPDGYSLHMIDEHIYQLSRQEDWSCDLCALFPTYENYREHGIGAAVLYKNDLVSGASSYAVSDSSIEIEVDTKPEHRKKGLALACCAKLILECRQRGLYPGWDAHDLRSVSLAERLGYHLDYSYTAYCITVPRKNPVAAMLLDMPMQELWTLFPIILREHNTQYKKWYRAEKSRLLHLIGKDQVIRIHHIGSTSVEGLIAKPIVDILMEVTDDCNIVELKSTLESSGWICMSESYMPELKLVFNKGYTPNGFANQVYHLHIRCFGDWDELYFRDYLILHDEISRDYAALKQKLAREYKNDRDAYTKAKTEFIEEYTKKARMEFHNRYAPDRWRSFS
- a CDS encoding AzlC family ABC transporter permease, which codes for MNKRTLKVAFPYTLPVLMGYIFLGIAFGVLLGSKGYHAGWALLMSLFIYAGSMQFVAIDLLTGMFNPLSAMLVTLMVNARHIFYGLSMLDKFKICGKLKPYMIFSLTDETYSLLCAAETPKGIDRKWFMFCIAVLNQLYWVTGSVIGNVAGSLIKFNSTGIDFAMTALFIVIFIEQWESTENHIPALLGLFVTLLCLIVFGQDWFIIASMVGIFLSLAGLHGRMRKRGKTV
- a CDS encoding branched-chain amino acid transporter permease, whose translation is MTSTQALITILVIAAVTVLTRVLPFALFPGNKKTPEFILYLGEVLPFAIIGMLVVYCFKSVSFFQAPFGIPEVIAGVFVIMIHKWKHNLLLSIGGGTILYMLLVQLVF
- a CDS encoding SpoIID/LytB domain-containing protein; translation: MKERFSFVVTAVLIFLLVPVIITLLLSGRQSITIEKAPDAENYLAGIVYRQVSADYPLEAVKAQVVLARSTFVRQVKEGSMTKKQLEQIAQNLKTDMENRNFDKQYERIQRAVINTRGEVLAHDGEVCFGVFHRLSTGRTRNAKGVLQDDSYQYLTGVESVKDQEADDYLTGHYFTPAFLEKEFRDFGITYSASSGDVIEVTERDEADYVISVTIGSQTCTGEELRQILRLPSASFVVEQMDGKVRFLCRGAGHGLGMSQYGAGCMAREGSTYREILEHYFPQTEILVTKK
- a CDS encoding M23 family metallopeptidase, whose translation is MMRKERNLRLAVSGILLLAVVAAGIGMYRADQKGNTKQDTQIRNEELAEETPLSDEETAEDEETESTDVNTSNAEAQMEGTEDEGTAENAETAEDASAQDETAADETAAQDVQEVLPSLDFNDNTVMEWPVSGDVLIDYSMDGAVYFPTLEVYKYNPAVILSAQADQQVLAAANSKVLSVEEDSETGMTVTMDMGNGYQAVYGQLKDVTVAPEQTITAGTVIGTVAQPTKYYSSEGTNLYFALTKDGTAVDPFMYLPTEEE